A stretch of Porites lutea chromosome 5, jaPorLute2.1, whole genome shotgun sequence DNA encodes these proteins:
- the LOC140937070 gene encoding uncharacterized protein, whose amino-acid sequence MSDRFGLKVKENAGKTKYSSLNLNQTYKGTKVETKTSSGAARHGLQSLGKVGASRRIPPPANLPSLKSENSGNDPTVSLVPSGGGGWGSTKEKPKETPPVVTSQAAPPSSTLSQANAPTSQQPLLQPQRSIPPPSHPQPVQQPQPQSQTSGQTQAQPVKQHQQEAQAKTWGNISSNGAGGPEKTYSHQEMPYFNREFPVLGGGNSGERPPPHMEEKDHSQYGPRPMMRNMHEPPWMERSGPEYGPGRERSDVYNGGPGPGYVAGPQYRRPPEYQHGQHGKNYPPGYPHHHGSGPHGYGPGAGRHPHGYPPDFYSRGPVHRPGAAPGPMHRTLDKGRGEGYGRPAILKPEDIQAMDDNDEEEEGGWAGAQDEVDYAAKLDFEDFDEDEKPSAGNSREKSNRDTSVGEPESGWQSNEGKTGNETAPPPTRQAWVESQGHPHGYSDGRQVPAGPGMRQFDIRGSPPAPGWPMPYPQHLAAQQREGGPVQPSHQIGPDQAKSGPMEGEAAVNEWQKRRVQQPEEMRVAVERARIKRDEDALRRQGKPVPMEGEPVVNEWQKRRVKQQEEMRAAVERARKRREEDELKRQAEQKAASTAKLKELELKRIRRESAKEGEDAWGDELDSIEKESSKPANEHWETETSGREHEPHSTAVNQQDGSLIRNEVFEHANRQRNDSDSSDASRSSASRGASRTHHHPRDIPPRFQQQQQLRQQQQQQFQPHYQQQQPPQQYQYHQQLARSPQMRELPEGPLTVSHHPVVETGPLSPSQPVRRIMKRSDSSSTAGDDIASVKSLESGGGEPTRESERRSPAAPPPDKVDKADVVGRSAKEDEDRRSDSSRTEKKQVDNQEVPVFDEAGSEESGDLGQRKQQEPDKPVESVKEKGPEKTNGKGSIDGAVKSVPEKSRTLPDKADQTRERREERRSSKRDVRSQDERRSENSKDLGKRKREDSEDFGRVHERRGRFTGRDDFKRERFSEPQGRGRVSFPVRGRGRGLGSNVTSHRGRGRGERGGRESRDSREYKPYRSHEPKASPAFKSDKGEQKLKDEGKENVPVKTNFSKPESETTVKVSQDVALVKQETTQETSPSISGKDVVLPQKDEKTSEEKKSDAVTEDKKTAEGNLPIKDGDKSKGTDDSKKKSENNKEAIDFKPRGRGGFGRPPQHSQDFRSTGVEDKRPGGKKFTDKRRSNNEKGRDRYDDYEEKRPTRSYSRDQTSQKTTTRDNKNWEKNREKDQKSYSQYNEGESRSRRQAQEDRMKRTSERDDDQQYSRSRTGERNQRGGFRSSYSTRGRFAKQPLRTGMRGGRSNQPVGSGRFGNNYRRSKSTDEDLSDDDYDSDSSSYTTATSASEERRDEKPTEIGEESDVKRSKDNSYDKSRGSSRSTRSPIRGKVSSRSGGRGSGGFGRSRREVERPPRFQKQQERERARGVPHADRESGPGRGRGRGRGRRDQLQKDSAAGPGMPVTEDWDEEIKDKETASSKGDKPGLRKETSSRRGFSGQRSSSDRSRNEKTRESGGARNTSSRREPFLAERQQAKAEGSKSVGGEPRVPLPAARNGVSKDGNRRSEMQGHSHGTGLDNINTAVSENRALRKQETPLRTTDIKQFDLHNIAGVICIDDMTDDDSDISSTLSGFVEVTSRRTQKENKDRQREEEEKRKKADEQNRPRNNQAGHKKNQSSKPPRFSKQHAPQANTHSKSPGVIGKAASAIVSEAVTGLPNATTNSNPSSANSTKRNSPVTVERPVSPPPPPVFNAWDKPLIVTPAKPPSAIIPATSSVPDPLAVGSGKPSRPVQSGTVISSTASLIEDISVDEDYIAMTKEIALLAPPEEPEEVEAPNEPVAKPKAKVEALDKTSQKVVKSIDESDKRSQPKPQREKTPKYDRTGKRRVSGNTDVTKKEQSGEAKGRKSSRDSQTSQKLQNKSARDKITKGKTVTSANSQQKSVSPEDQTVDGVDAKELQECEEYDASTVEDISATASDEGSEEKEDDLKEGEDQEAKDDSESESSRKDSEPDLIVDTPERNNDADNLFSSSSLAVNINERPTTNRPVREPSPVSPAIYEEMSKKVEASRKLWESGLGIGRTSNPVAAWEETLRTPASVGSSIVGMPVVEANELRLSDDQVTVSKSEELEVNSSKVDSKPSDGISFTKKSASGEQQNVCKVKPQQQQQPSVKPQPSTSLVSQTAEENIPSELNAVPLGQPLLTQDQLLTQQAITPRYAFPFVSQYMDLQQRQPFLQQQQLQQLQQASQHVTPTYPLNHVQQVNQARSSSSPLSQTPPDIYQSSFLAGGVYSAGNFQGTQPFVSIALLPSTTTQSFVTSSTRTQTTSLMGLQAQQPKTVSGSVFAQNVNPQGGQMYMPFDPKTLGGGTPLFNLAQHPQTAHRQLLGAQSGIVGDNIPRQAGFSTAQPTHQSFQGAYPFQPKQSAFDVSQDLQVKKPSDQSEFTRQSELVKHVNAKPFEPPKRSAPGSIPGNNPAIAPLVSSTFTRNPNMMTIRPSPQDVGGTSQSPPVSTSLISGRPVSMSPVDPGVPFPGAVGSFPKHTAVGQFQVQQQPQGVQPQQFTPFQQQPVGIQHALQIRAPGQQQQQAVNPLQGAAATILPNPAVMAAMPRQLIRTPGLGPIGVSGAQPTAPNAQRFPAPIQRPMTTSLMHGVPHMQAPRPQTVTPQMVPSKQQVMQNRPQMQQPPVSHQNPMTSAFKLEQHQKMLEQTKMFFAQQGQNQQQQPQRVPTQNISTDQQPKVAPTSQGERPLLKGQVQKEANKLQEKKEDTIPRNRKPNSEASKTSKTTKVDSKPEESSKNRSNTKQDGKGAASKSSSSSSSSIGRVQPLPMSQRGKPNRGRGPPRMPVTPVNKPKLSGRLEKDPKDGTAPEQSSGPPSSKATDQAKAADVQQVPPLSVNKA is encoded by the exons AGTATGGTCCTGGCAGAGAAAGATCAGATGTGTACAATGGAGGACCAGGCCCAGGCTATGTAGCAGGACCACAGTACAGAAGGCCTCCTGAATATCAG CATGGTCAACATGGAAAGAACTATCCTCCTGGATACCCTCATCACCATGGAAGTGGACCACATGGTTATGGACCAGGTGCAGGAAGACATCCCCATGGGTATCCTCCAGATTTCTACTCTAG GGGACCAGTACACAGACCAGGAGCTGCTCCAGGACCAATGCATAGGACATTAGACAAAGGAAGAGGTGAGGGATATGGTAGGCCTGCTATTCTGAAACCGGAAGATATACAAGCAATGGATGATAATGACGAAGAAGAGGAAGGTGGATGGGCTGGTGCTCAAGATGAAGTGGATTATGCTGCCAAGCTTGATTTTGAGGACTTTGATGAGGATGAAAAACCATCTGCAGGAAACTCAAGGGAGAAATCTAATAGAGATACAAGTGTTGGTGAGCCAGAATCAGGATGGCAAAGTAATGAAGGCAAAACT GGAAACGAAACTGCACCACCTCCAACTAGACAAGCATGGGTTGAATCTCAGGGACATCCCCATGGCTATTCAGATGGTAGGCAAGTACCTGCAGGCCCTGGAATGAGACAATTTGACATTCGGGGTTCCCCACCTGCTCCAGGGTGGCCTATGCCATACCCTCAGCATCTGGCAGCGCAGCAAAGAGAAGGAGGTCCAGTACAACCTTCCCATCAGATTGGTCCTGATCAAGCAAAGTCAGGTCCCATGGAAGGAGAAGCAGCAGTCAACGAATGGCAGAAACGAAGAGTGCAGCAACCAGAAGAAATGCGTGTTGCAGTAGAGAGGGCCCGGATAAAGCGGGACGAAGACGCGTTGAGAAGGCAAGGTAAGCCAGTCCCCATGGAAGGAGAACCAGTGGTCAATGAATGGCAGAAACGAAGGGTGAAGCAACAAGAGGAAATGCGGGCTGCAGTAGAGAGGGCTAGAAAAAGGCGAGAAGAAGATGAGTTGAAAAGGCAAGCTGAGCAAAAAGCTGCCTCAACAGCAAAGCTGAAAGAGTTAGAGCTGAAGAGAATTAGAAGAGAGAGTGCTAAAGAAGGAGAGGATGCTTGGGGAGATGAACTGGACTCCATTGAAAAGGAGTCTAGTAAACCTGCAAATGAACATTGGGAAACAGAAACATCTGGCAGGGAACATGAACCCCATAGCACAGCAGTAAACCAGCAGGATGGTTCTTTGATAAGAAATGAGGTTTTTGAACATGCTAACAGGCAGCGTAATGACAGCGATTCAAGTGATGCCTCCCGATCAAGTGCATCAAGAGGTGCTTCAAGGACACATCATCATCCAAGAGACATCCCCCCTCGCTTTCAGCAGCAGCAACAACTGCGtcagcaacagcagcaacaattTCAGCCACATTATCAGCAGCAGCAACCTCCGCAACAGTATCAGTACCATCAGCAGTTAGCTCGATCGCCGCAAATGAGAGAGCTTCCAGAAGGACCACTCACAGTTAGTCATCATCCTGTGGTTGAGACAG GTCCTTTGTCACCTTCACAACCTGTAAGAAGAATAATGAAGCGTTCTGATAGCAGTAGTACTGCTGGAGATGATATTGCTAGTGTGAAATCCCTTGAAAGTGGTGGTGGAGAGCCAACCAGAGAAAGTGAGCGAAGATCACCTGCTGCACCACCACCTGATAAAGTTGACAAGGCTGACGTAGTCGGTAGATCAGCAAAAGAGGATGAAGATAGAAGATCAGACTCTAGCAGAACAGAAAAGAAGCAAGTAGACAACCAAGAGGTGCCAGTGTTTGATGAGGCTGGAAGTGAAGAATCAGGTGATTTAGGGCAAAGAAAACAGCAGGAACCTGATAAGCCGGTGGAGAGTGTTAAAGAAAAGGGGCCTGAGAAAACAAATGGTAAAGGTAGTATTGATGGTGCAGTAAAATCTGTTCCTGAAAAATCAAGAACTTTACCTGACAAGGCAGATCAGACCAGAGAAAGACGTGAAGAAAGGCGCAGTTCGAAACGGGATGTAAGATCTCAAGATGAAAGACGGAGTGAAAATTCAAAAGACCTCGGAAAGCGAAAACGAGAAGACAGTGAAGATTTTGGACGGGTTCATGAAAGAAGAGGAAGATTTACTGGTCGAGATGATTTTAAACGTGAGCGGTTCTCAGAACCTCAAGGTCGTGGTAGAGTTAGCTTTCCAGTGCGGGGGCGTGGGCGTGGATTAGGGAGTAATGTAACAAGCCATCGTGGTCGTGGAAGAGGAGAAAGAGGTGGCAGAGAAAGTAGAGACTCCAGAGAATACAAGCCATACAGATCTCACGAGCCAAAGGCATCACCAGCTTTCAAGAGTGATAAAGGTGAGCAAAAATTAAAGGATGAAGGCAAGGAAAATGTTCCAGTAAAAACGAACTTTAGTAAACCTGAAAGTGAAACCACTGTCAAAGTTTCACAGGATGTTGCCTTGGTGAAACAGGAAACAACCCAGGAAACTAGTCCCTCAATATCTGGAAAAGATGTGGTTCTACCGCAAAAGGATGAAAAGACTTCtgaggaaaagaaaagtgaTGCTGTGACTGAAGATAAGAAAACTGCTGAAGGTAATCTTCCTATCAAAGATGGTGATAAGTCTAAGGGGACTGATGATTcaaaaaagaaatcagaaaacaacaaagaagcTATTGATTTCAAACCAAGGGGGCGTGGTGGTTTTGGAAGGCCTCCTCAGCATTCACAAGATTTTAGAAGCACAGGCGTTGAGGACAAGCGTCCAGGAGGGAAGAAGTTCACAGATAAAAGGCGAAGTAATAATGAGAAAGGCAGGGATCGTTATGACGATTATGAAGAGAAACGGCCTACTCGGAGTTATAGTAGGGATCAGACTAGCCAAAAGACCACAACACGGGACAACAAAAACTGGGAGAAAAATCGAGAAAAGGATCAAAAGTCCTATTCCCAATATAATGAGGGAGAAAGCAGAAGTAGGCGTCAAGCTCAGGAAGACCGTATGAAGAGAACTAGTGAAAGGGACGATGACCAACAATATTCAAGATCAAGAACAGGGGAGAGAAATCAGCGAGGTGGCTTCCGCTCTTCATATTCTACTCGTGGACGTTTTGCTAAGCAGCCTTTACGCACAGGCATGCGAGGTGGAAGGTCGAATCAGCCAGTAGGAAGTGGACGCTTTGGGAATAATTATAGACGTTCCAAGTCAACTGATGAAGATCTCTCTGATGACGATTATGACAGTGATTCAAGCAGCTATACAACTGCTACTTCTGCGTCTGAAGAAAGAAGAGATGAGAAACCAACTGAAATAGGTGAAGAGTCAGATGTGAAGAGGTCAAAAGATAACAGTTATGATAAATCAAGGGGTAGTTCACGATCTACAAGATCACCCATTCGTGGAAAGGTGTCCTCACGTTCTGGTGGAAGAGGTTCTGGTGGTTTTGGAAGAAGCAGAAGAGAAGTGGAACGCCCGCCTCGCTTTCAGAAACAACAGGAAAGGGAGAGAGCTAGAGGTGTTCCTCATGCTGATAGAGAAAGTGGTCCAGGGAGAGGAAGAGGTAGAGGGCGAGGAAGAAGAGACCAGCTTCAAAAAGATTCAGCTGCAGGCCCAGGAATGCCTGTTACAGAAGACtgggatgaagaaataaaagataaagAAACAGCGTCCTCCAAAGGTGATAAGCCAGGTCTGCGAAAGGAGACAAGTTCAAGGAGAGGTTTTTCAGGCCAACGATCTTCCTCTGATAGGAGTCGCAATGAAAAGACCAGAGAATCAGGTGGTGCACGTAACACATCTTCTAGGCGAGAGCCTTTTTTAGCGGAAAGGCAGCAGGCAAAAGCTGAAGGTTCCAAGTCTGTGGGTGGTGAGCCTCGGGTGCCTTTGCCTGCTGCTAGAAATGGTGTGAGCAAGGATGGAAACCGCAGATCAGAGATGCAAGGCCACTCTCATGGAACTGGACTGGACAACATTAACACTGCAGTAAGTGAAAATAGAGCTTTGCGAAAGCAAGAAACTCCTTTGAGAACAACTGACATTAAGCAGTTTGACTTGCACAATATTGCTGGTGTGATCTGCATCGACGATATGACAGATGATGACTCTGATATTTCATCAACCCTTAGTGGTTTTGTGGAAGTTACTTCTCGTCGAACTCAAAAAGAGAACAAAGACAGACAGCGtgaagaggaagagaaaagaaaaaaggctgaTGAACAAAACAGGCCACGCAACAATCAGGCAGGTCATAAAAAGAACCAGTCGTCAAAACCACCCAGATTCAGTAAGCAGCATGCACCTCAAGCTAATACACACAGCAAGTCACCTGGAGTAATCGGAAAGGCAGCAAGTGCCATTGTGTCCGAGGCAGTTACAGGTCTTCCAAATGCTACAACAAACAGTAATCCATCCAGTGCAAATTCTACAAAACGTAACAGTCCAGTAACAGTTGAAAGACCAGTATCACCTCCCCCTCCTCCTGTTTTCAATGCTTGGGATAAACCACTGATTGTTACTCCTGCAAAGCCACCAAGTGCAATCATTCCAGCAACCTCTTCAGTTCCTGATCCTCTGGCAGTGGGAAGTGGCAAACCTTCACGTCCTGTGCAATCG GGAACAGTTATCTCCTCTACCGCATCATTAATTGAGGACATCAGCGTAGACGAGGACTACATTGCTATGACAAAGGAGATTGCTCTGCTGGCTCCTCCAGAAGAACCTGAAGAAGTTGAAGCACCTAATGAGCCTGTCGCCAAACCTAAAGCAAAAGTTGAAGCTCTTGACAAAACGTCTCAAAAGGTTGTGAAGAGTATTGATGAGTCAGATAAAAGGTCCCAGCCCAAACCCCAGCGAGAGAAAACCCCAAAGTATGACAGGACTGGAAAGCGAAGGGTTTCAGGAAACACTGATGTAACTAAGAAGGAACAGTCTGGTGAAGCAAAGGGCAGAAAGAGCAGCCGGGACAGCCAGACTTCTCAAAAACTACAGAATAAATCAGCTCGG GATAAAATCACGAAGGGAAAGACAGTGACGTCGGCTAACAGCCAGCAGAAGTCAGTGTCGCCTGAAGATCAGACTGTAGATGGTGTGGACGCTAAAGAGCTGCAAGAGTGCGAGGAGTATGATGCTTCCACTGTTGAGGACATTTCAGCAACTGCTTCTGATGAGGGAAGTGAGGAAAAAGAGGATGATCTGAAAGAAGGAGag GATCAAGAGGCTAAAGATGACTCCGAGAGTGAATCAAGCAGGAAGGATTCTGAGCCAGACTTGATCGTGGACACTCCTGAGAGAAATAATGATGCTGACAACCTTTTCAGTTCAAGCTCTCTTGCAGTGAACATCAATGAGAGACCAACCACTAACAGACCAGTCCGGGAGCCATCTCCAGTGTCACCAGCTATCTATGAAGAAATGTCAAAGAAGGTGGAAGCGTCGAGAAAGCTGTGGGAGAGTGGGTTAGGCATTGGGCGAACAAGTAATCCAGTTGCTGCTTGGGAGGAGACGCTGCGTACACCAGCAAGTGTGGGGTCATCAATTGTGGGCATGCCAGTTGTGGAGGCAAATGAATTACGGCTAAGTGATGATCAAGTCACTGTTTCGAAGTCGGAAGAACTGGAAGTGAATTCGAGCAAGGTGGACTCTAAACCCTCTGACGGTATAAGCTTTACAAAGAAATCGGCATCTGGTGAACAGCAGAATGTCTGCAAGGTGAAGCcccaacaacagcaacagcctTCAGTGAAACCTCAGCCGTCCACTTCACTGGTTTCACAAACTGCAGAAGAAAACATCCCTTCCGAACTGAACGCAGTCCCCTTGGGACAGCCTTTGCTGACACAGGACCAGTTGCTCACACAACAAGCAATAACACCCCGTTATGCATTTCCTTTTGTCAGTCAGTACATGGATTTACAGCAAAGACAGCCCTTCTTACAGCAACAGCAGCTTCAGCAGCTTCAACAAGCAAGTCAGCATGTAACCCCCACTTATCCTCTCAATCACGTGCAGCAGGTCAATCAGGCGCGTTCCTCTTCTTCACCACTTTCCCAAACACCTCCGGATATATACCAGTCTTCGTTCTTGGCTGGTGGGGTCTACTCTGCTGGCAATTTTCAAGGGACACAACCTTTTGTGTCCATTGCTCTGTTGCCCTCCACTACAACTCAGTCGTTTGTGACCTCTTCAACAAGAACCCAAACTACTTCTTTAATGGGTTTGCAGGCTCAGCAACCAAAGACTGTATCTGGATCGGTCTTTGCACAAAACGTGAACCCTCAGGGAGGACAAATGTACATGCCATTCGATCCCAAAACGTTAGGTGGAGGAACTCCATTGTTCAACTTGGCCCAGCACCCACAGACTGCTCACAGACAGCTTCTGGGAGCTCAGTCTGGTATTGTGGGAGATAATATTCCTCGACAAGCCGGTTTTTCTACGGCCCAACCAACTCATCAGTCTTTCCAGGGAGCATACCCTTTTCAGCCGAAGCAAAGTGCATTTGATGTCTCACAAGATCTGCAAGTGAAAAAACCATCTGATCAGTCAGAATTCACCCGACAGTCTGAACTAGTAAAACATGTCAATGCCAAACCTTTTGAGCCTCCAAAGAGATCAGCACCAGGTTCAATACCAGGAAACAACCCTGCAATTGCACCGTTGGTTTCATCAACATTTACCCGAAATCCAAACATGATGACTATTCGTCCCAGCCCACAAGATGTAGGAGGAACGTCGCAGAGTCCACCAGTGTCAACATCCCTCATTTCTGGCAGACCTGTGTCCATGTCGCCAGTTGATCCAGGTGTCCCTTTTCCTGGTGCAGTAGGAAGTTTCCCAAAGCACACTGCAGTGGGTCAGTTTCAGGTGCAACAGCAACCTCAGGGAGTTCAACCTCAACAGTTTACCCCATTTCAGCAGCAGCCAGTGGGTATTCAGCATGCTCTTCAGATAAGAGCCCCAgggcagcagcaacaacaagcTGTGAATCCACTTCAAGGTGCTGCAGCGACCATCTTGCCAAATCCAGCTGTTATGGCTGCTATGCCAAGGCAGCTTATTCGTACACCAGGCCTTGGTCCAATAGGTGTGAGTGGGGCACAGCCAACTGCACCCAATGCACAGAGGTTCCCCGCACCAATCCAGCGTCCTATGACAACATCATTAATGCATGGAGTACCTCACATGCAGGCTCCACGTCCACAAACAGTAACACCTCAGATGGTGCCTTCAAAGCAACAGGTCATGCAAAATAGACCGCAGATGCAACAGCCACCAGTGTCACATCAGAATCCAATGACATCTGCCTTTAAGCTGGAACAGCATCAAAAAATGTTGGAGCAGACCAAAATGTTCTTTGCCCAACAAGGGCAAAATCAACAGCAGCAACCGCAACGCGTGCCAACTCAGAACATTTCAACTGATCAGCAACCGAAAGTTGCACCCACATCACAAGGAGAACGACCACTCTTAAAAGGTCAAGTacaaaaagaagcaaacaaactACAGGAGAAGAAAGAAGACACAATCCCAAGAAACCGAAAACCCAATTCCGAAGCAAGCAAGACGTCAAAGACAACGAAGGTAGACTCAAAGCCAGAAGAAAGCAGCAAAAATAGAAGCAACACAAAACAGGATGGTAAAGGTGCCGCTTCTaaaagcagcagcagcagtagcagcagcatTGGCCGTGTTCAGCCCCTACCCATGTCACAAAGAGGAAAGCCAAACAGGGGCCGAGGCCCTCCAAGAATGCCTGTTACGCCTGTAAACAAACCTAAGCTCTCTGGACGACTAGAGAAAGACCCCAAAGATGGAACAGCTCCAGAGCAGTCCAGTGGACCCCCAAGCTCCAAGGCTACCGATCAGGCAAAAGCCGCCGATGTACAACAAGTGCCGCCCCTAAGTGTCAACAAGGCATGA
- the LOC140938325 gene encoding uncharacterized protein C17orf113-like, producing the protein MMRKRRKCFALFARKQREKNPFASGGCINFQHSTLTKHAANNDHKVALQDAQLRGQFTKCMEKNNEKTGSAMKASFNTVYFIVKEEMPLAKFGALVNLQITNGCNDLKNITHQHHSHVTEMVEIISDCIEEKIISILRESPFVGVVLDETSDITVYKKLVILFRAVVNGECQTLFARNASVHNGKADTLVQALLKFLEEKGISIIKVQGLGSDCAPVMLGHLNGVGARLKQLNPFLFQVHCVAHKLALYQASGEAEGVSPADSAKAKGLHSQITRFEFVAITALLHDLLQVISKLSKSFQAQSLDLSMIHPLVEATKSSLNDTQRVPSARRAEFLNLIDEQKLEDNGRVDIQYRDVAIKVTAAGYTAFFQTKERFIEEVVDNIDDRFPADSMTVLDALGILNPKRCPANPAFYGNQELQVLLDHYGKERNGRNGPVPAVIDEQATRFEWGQLRQLMALNYRHLSLKEMSKLLMTEHQDLYPNFARLAAIALVIPVTNADCERAFSTQNRQKTKLLNRLSDATIEHLTCIEANGPSQLDDFAATYVHRRQQACRGR; encoded by the exons ATGATgaggaaaaggagaaaatgttTTGCACTGTTTGCGagaaagcaaagagaaaaaaatccgtttgcaAGTGGTGGATGCATCAACTTCCAACATTCAACGCTCACAAAGCATGCGGCGAACAATGACCACAAAGTCGCCCTTCAGGATGCTCAGCTGAGAGGCCAGTTTACTAAGTGCAtggaaaaaaacaatgaaaagacAGGAAGTGCCATGAAAGCATCTTTTAACACAGTGTATTTTATTGTTAAAGAAGAAATGCCTCTTGCCAAATTCGGTGCTCTCGTGAATTTGCAGATAACAAATGGATGTAATGATTTAAAGAATATTACCCATCAGCACCACAGCCATGTTACTGAAATGGTAGAAATCATTTCTGATTGTATCGAGGAAAAAATTATAAGCATTCTCAGAGAAAGTCCTTTTGTTGGGGTAGTCTTAGATGAAACCTCTGACATAACAGTTTACAAGAAGCTGGTAATTTTGTTCAGAGCTGTGGTAAATGGCGAGTGTCAAACCTTGTTTGCAAGAAATGCTAGTGTACACAATGGCAAAGCTGACACGCTTGTACAGGCCCTTTTAAAGTTTTTGGAGGAGAAAGGCATCTCCATTATCAAAGTTCAAGGTTTAGGAAGTGATTGTGCTCCAGTTATGCTAGGGCACCTGAATGGAGTTGGTGCAAGACTAAAGCAGCTTAACCCCTTTTTGTTTCAGGTTCACTGTGTTGCTCACAAACTTGCCTTAT ACCAGGCCTCGGGAGAGGCTGAGGGAGTTTCACCAGCTGATTCAGCTAAGGCGAAGGGATTGCACAGTCAAATAACAAGATTTGAGTTTGTTGCAATCACAGCCCTTCTGCATGATCTCCTCCAAGTCATTTCTAAACTGAGCAAGTCATTTCAAGCACAAAGCCTAGATTTGTCCATGATTCATCCTCTTGTCGAAGCAACCAAATCAAGTTTAAATGACACGCAGAGGGTACCCAGTGCACGGCGTGCAGAATTCCTCAACTTAATTGATGAACAAAAACTTGAAGATAATGGTAGAGTAGACATTCAGTACAGGGATGTGGCCATAAAGGTTACTGCAGCTGGATATACAGCATTCTTCCAAACAAAAGAGAGATTCATTGAGGAAGTTGTAGATAACATTGATGACAGGTTCCCAGCTGATTCTATGACCGTTTTGGATGCCCTTGGCATCTTGAACCCTAAAAGGTGCCCTGCAAATCCAGCATTCTATGGCAATCAAGAGCTACAAGTGCTGCTGGACCACTATGGAAAGGAAAGAAATGGCAGGAATGGTCCAGTCCCTGCTGTTATTGATGAACAGGCAACTAGGTTTGAATGGGGACAATTGCGCCAGCTGATGGCACTAAACTACAGGCATCTCTCCCTTAAAGAAATGTCTAAGCTTCTGATGACTGAACATCAAGATCTGTATCCTAATTTTGCTAGGCTTGCAGCAATAGCTTTGGTTATTCCAGTCACGAATGCAGATTGTGAGAGGGCATTTAGCACCCAAAATCGACAGAAAACCAAACTACTAAACCGGTTGAGTGATGCTACTATTGAGCATCTTACATGCATTGAAGCAAATGGCCCTTCCCAACTGGATGACTTTGCCGCCACCTATGTGCACAGGAGGCAGCAAGCATGTAGAGGAAGATAA